In Geotalea uraniireducens, one genomic interval encodes:
- a CDS encoding CxxxxCH/CxxCH domain c-type cytochrome, which yields MGACRLSFGFVPRLLYWAMAVLLLAEADAGAAIQCYQCHGSASPPDYRPRDAAFRDISSGGFVGNHRTHLSPVTSAAVCAKCHPGCLGYTPSHRDGSIKISSRMNGSSLVTTYNNTTSAFSQRSLPVMGSCAGVNCHFEAATPTWGSTAFTAPGDCSRCHGMAPATGTHPTAGGKHALYYGTDQDSCRRCHPDHSAEAAPFAHASSAGARNLAVVFTTAPNDGSGSYSGPLNDYLPSQGNSFGSCSGLYCHSPGTKASSCDAPNKSATWGGSLGSDCAGCHRSNAASGAVMATGSHNRHVYGINNIDCVKCHAATVNCNMTVKSYATHVNGQVNVAFNNSTTAAAGRYAGTATPVAKTPGSAYGSCQNVYCHSNGQPDGGVGAPTYRTPSWGSAASGGCGSCHDVNASHNFSGAEIATGSHARHLAYALGTSSGAVRCTVCHNWTGEAFNPSCATQCHTGAATKHANQKVDIIIPAYFGAAAAYSGTPKPGDGYGECTNIYCHSAGTAVATGAVPTSTAIAWGGSALACNACHGNTTYAADFRRGTPLYAAGAPKGNAHDKHTRTGSLGGTYMQCFHCHATTTTDSTTIADTARHVNKGYDVASVRLGLFSSSYRDGDNTMNSTKVTVAYAYAASGSSCANVSCHPVGVGKTRSTSSVTWGTAYRCVDCHNIDMEETDTFHHAMRNYSTGYPTAAPSGDYDSVSVGANAVSRRCTMCHVDHDIFSGDLNNGNSAGRGANLRTAIGTVPTTAGGYTNTDFLKSGGGICISCHNSAKVKDTKRRRTEPNGTTTPQIPLANYSSSGHQYNVSARFMSDGSVVYGNCSKCHNALSGETSVFLNATSTFQFGNHNSGIRRLQGSLDAAGGETAEEQICYRCHSTVSDSDPGGGPAKTVADRDFYGVAPMDAASQGIFAASRDFRPAGATSTSNRLFFKPAAAETPAAPQPDTPTNDGDFGDSFTGGSYIIRAMSPWATTTGYETKSQNTSLDDLVYWKMVKFVSPAVASTVTVPAGSWVINLYARESHNYQNARVRYKVYTWTAADSYGTTLIDRTTYPTELSTTSAPGTIRQIAVTLGAVTLNAGEKLVVDLTLQTSSYGSVTRTASYYFGNGAPSNLTMPGAATFSYADLGQVGTGHNVAHYAGIHRPSPADETLAYISANKHVECVDCHNPHAAKKGLHAQGSTSLANVLRDVPGVSVSWSTTNWGTNSTATLVSTTTAEYQICFKCHSKANSNVTSWGGSGAAAWTDLMLEFNPNNKARHPVGQSLAVGLSLDLGGEWTAGYGQTMTCSDCHASDSATTKGPHGSAVKWMLKGPNQNWPYNDAVNNGTSTGTLYYLGGSTTGLFCINCHPTLNSTSSTDTNAVHIRAKHRGSVAVGACVYCHIRVPHGGKVSRLITDGDSANLPARYKPDGNGGSFSGLNAFNKAASPGSYVKANCGANCGTHSTSVSGENW from the coding sequence ATGGGGGCTTGTCGTCTCTCCTTTGGTTTTGTGCCAAGGCTGCTTTATTGGGCCATGGCGGTACTGCTGCTGGCAGAGGCGGATGCCGGGGCGGCGATCCAGTGCTACCAGTGCCATGGCAGTGCTTCCCCCCCCGATTATCGACCCCGGGATGCGGCGTTTCGCGATATTTCGAGCGGCGGGTTCGTCGGCAATCACCGGACTCACCTGTCACCGGTCACTTCGGCGGCGGTCTGTGCCAAATGTCACCCCGGCTGCCTCGGCTACACTCCGTCCCACCGGGACGGCAGCATCAAGATTTCCTCCCGGATGAACGGCTCGTCGCTGGTGACCACCTATAACAATACGACGAGTGCCTTTTCCCAGCGTTCGCTCCCGGTGATGGGGAGCTGTGCCGGCGTCAACTGCCATTTCGAAGCGGCTACGCCGACCTGGGGTTCGACCGCCTTCACCGCTCCCGGCGATTGCAGTCGCTGCCACGGGATGGCACCAGCCACCGGCACTCACCCGACTGCCGGCGGCAAGCACGCCCTTTACTATGGCACGGATCAGGATTCCTGCCGCCGCTGTCACCCCGACCATTCCGCCGAAGCGGCCCCTTTTGCCCATGCCAGCAGTGCCGGGGCCCGCAATCTTGCCGTGGTCTTTACGACGGCCCCCAATGACGGCAGTGGCAGTTATTCCGGACCGCTGAACGACTACCTGCCGAGCCAGGGCAACAGCTTCGGTTCCTGTAGCGGCCTGTACTGCCATAGTCCCGGCACCAAGGCGAGCAGCTGCGATGCGCCGAACAAGAGCGCGACCTGGGGCGGTTCGCTCGGTAGCGACTGCGCTGGCTGCCACCGGAGCAATGCCGCCTCCGGGGCGGTCATGGCCACCGGCAGCCACAACCGCCACGTCTACGGGATCAACAACATCGACTGCGTGAAATGCCACGCGGCCACCGTTAACTGCAACATGACTGTCAAGAGTTACGCGACCCACGTCAACGGCCAGGTGAATGTCGCCTTCAACAACTCGACAACCGCCGCGGCAGGACGTTACGCCGGCACTGCAACCCCGGTCGCGAAAACGCCGGGAAGCGCCTACGGCAGTTGCCAGAACGTTTACTGCCACAGCAACGGCCAGCCGGACGGCGGCGTCGGCGCGCCGACCTACCGGACTCCCTCCTGGGGGAGCGCTGCCTCGGGTGGCTGCGGTTCGTGTCATGACGTCAACGCCTCGCACAATTTCAGCGGTGCGGAAATTGCCACCGGCAGCCATGCCAGGCATCTTGCCTATGCGCTGGGAACCAGTTCGGGCGCGGTGCGCTGTACGGTCTGCCACAACTGGACCGGCGAGGCGTTCAACCCGTCATGTGCCACCCAGTGTCATACGGGGGCGGCGACCAAGCATGCCAACCAGAAGGTCGATATCATCATCCCGGCTTATTTCGGCGCTGCGGCCGCCTATTCCGGAACGCCGAAGCCGGGGGACGGCTATGGCGAATGCACCAATATCTACTGTCATTCCGCCGGTACCGCCGTGGCGACCGGTGCGGTACCGACTTCGACCGCCATAGCCTGGGGGGGAAGCGCGCTGGCCTGCAACGCCTGCCACGGCAATACCACCTATGCTGCCGATTTCCGCCGGGGGACGCCGCTCTATGCCGCGGGCGCGCCAAAGGGCAATGCCCACGACAAGCACACCAGGACTGGCTCTCTGGGCGGGACATACATGCAGTGCTTTCATTGTCATGCCACCACGACCACTGACAGTACCACCATTGCCGACACGGCCAGGCATGTCAACAAGGGCTACGATGTCGCCTCCGTCCGCCTTGGCCTGTTCAGCAGCAGCTACCGGGACGGCGACAATACCATGAACTCCACCAAGGTGACGGTCGCTTACGCCTATGCCGCCTCCGGCAGCAGTTGCGCCAATGTTTCCTGCCATCCGGTGGGGGTGGGGAAAACCCGGAGCACGAGTTCGGTGACCTGGGGAACGGCGTACCGGTGTGTCGACTGCCACAATATCGACATGGAGGAGACCGATACTTTCCACCATGCGATGCGCAACTACTCGACCGGTTATCCGACCGCCGCGCCCTCGGGCGATTACGACAGCGTTTCCGTCGGCGCTAATGCCGTCAGTCGCCGCTGCACCATGTGCCATGTCGATCACGATATCTTCAGCGGCGATCTCAATAACGGCAATAGCGCCGGTCGGGGGGCCAACCTGCGGACCGCCATCGGTACCGTCCCCACTACCGCCGGAGGCTACACCAATACCGATTTTCTGAAGAGCGGCGGCGGAATCTGCATCAGCTGCCACAACAGCGCCAAGGTCAAGGATACGAAGCGCCGCCGGACCGAGCCCAACGGCACCACGACGCCGCAGATCCCCCTGGCGAACTACTCCAGCTCCGGTCACCAGTACAACGTCTCCGCCAGGTTCATGAGTGACGGCAGTGTCGTCTACGGCAATTGCTCAAAATGCCACAACGCCCTTTCCGGGGAGACGTCGGTCTTTCTCAATGCCACCTCGACCTTCCAGTTCGGCAATCACAACAGCGGGATTCGCCGGCTCCAGGGCTCCCTCGACGCGGCGGGCGGGGAAACCGCCGAAGAGCAGATTTGCTACCGCTGTCACAGCACCGTCAGCGACAGCGACCCCGGTGGCGGACCGGCCAAGACGGTGGCCGATCGGGATTTCTACGGCGTGGCGCCGATGGATGCCGCCTCGCAGGGGATCTTTGCCGCCAGCCGGGATTTCCGGCCGGCGGGGGCAACCAGCACCAGCAACCGTCTCTTCTTCAAGCCGGCGGCGGCCGAAACGCCGGCGGCCCCCCAGCCGGATACGCCGACCAACGACGGCGATTTCGGCGATTCGTTCACCGGCGGCAGCTATATCATCCGGGCCATGTCTCCCTGGGCGACAACGACCGGCTACGAGACCAAGAGCCAGAATACCTCGCTCGATGACCTGGTCTATTGGAAAATGGTGAAATTCGTTTCGCCGGCAGTTGCTTCGACGGTGACCGTGCCGGCAGGATCCTGGGTCATCAATCTGTATGCCCGGGAGAGCCACAACTACCAGAACGCCCGGGTCCGCTACAAGGTTTACACCTGGACCGCGGCGGACAGCTACGGCACCACCCTGATCGATCGAACCACTTACCCGACGGAACTTTCGACCACCTCGGCGCCCGGGACCATTCGCCAGATTGCGGTAACCCTTGGCGCGGTGACCCTCAACGCCGGTGAGAAACTGGTCGTCGACCTGACGCTGCAGACGAGCAGCTACGGTTCGGTGACCAGGACCGCTTCCTATTACTTTGGTAACGGGGCACCGAGCAATCTCACCATGCCGGGAGCCGCCACCTTCTCGTATGCCGATTTGGGGCAGGTCGGCACCGGACATAACGTCGCCCATTATGCCGGCATTCACCGGCCGTCGCCGGCCGACGAAACACTGGCATACATCAGTGCCAACAAGCACGTCGAATGCGTCGACTGTCACAATCCCCATGCCGCCAAGAAGGGGCTCCATGCCCAGGGAAGCACTTCCCTCGCCAACGTGCTGCGGGATGTCCCCGGGGTCAGTGTCAGCTGGTCGACGACCAACTGGGGGACCAATTCCACCGCCACCCTGGTCTCAACCACGACGGCCGAATACCAGATCTGCTTCAAATGCCACTCCAAGGCCAATAGCAACGTCACCAGCTGGGGGGGGAGCGGGGCGGCCGCCTGGACCGACCTGATGCTCGAATTCAACCCGAACAACAAGGCGCGGCATCCGGTTGGCCAGTCGCTGGCGGTGGGGCTGTCTCTCGACCTGGGAGGCGAATGGACCGCCGGCTACGGCCAGACCATGACCTGCAGTGACTGCCATGCTTCGGACTCGGCGACCACCAAGGGGCCCCACGGCTCGGCGGTCAAATGGATGCTCAAAGGCCCGAACCAGAACTGGCCCTACAATGATGCCGTCAACAACGGCACTTCTACGGGGACACTTTACTACCTTGGTGGGAGTACTACCGGTCTCTTCTGCATCAACTGCCATCCGACCCTCAATTCGACCTCGAGCACCGATACCAATGCGGTCCATATCCGGGCCAAGCATCGGGGGAGCGTCGCTGTTGGCGCCTGTGTTTACTGTCACATTCGGGTCCCCCACGGTGGCAAGGTTTCCCGATTGATCACCGACGGCGATTCGGCGAACCTGCCGGCGCGCTACAAACCGGACGGCAACGGCGGTTCGTTCAGTGGCCTCAACGCCTTCAACAAGGCTGCTTCGCCTGGGAGCTACGTCAAGGCGAACTGCGGTGCCAACTGCGGTACCCACAGTACTTCCGTTTCGGGAGAAAACTGGTAG
- a CDS encoding cytochrome c biogenesis protein encodes MPDSFVTVTIIHWSAVAIYALATGCNTAGILFRKERAIRIGFGLVLGGLAIHGAGLLFWWRIVGHGPYIGRFEVLSSQAWLALALFLVFRHFLPRIAVASLLVYPATFLMIAVGLFFAPQARMLPPTLRSVWLVLHVTFYKISVCTLLVALAFSVFFLLRERGGGRWLTRLPDPETMDLLAFRFAGFSFTFWSIAMLAGSIWAYQSWGRFWGWDPIETWSLITWGAFGLYLHLRRFFGWKGARAAYFYLICFLLSVVSLYFTPLLNSSIHSEYFN; translated from the coding sequence ATGCCCGATTCATTCGTAACGGTCACCATCATCCACTGGAGTGCCGTGGCCATCTATGCCCTGGCCACCGGCTGCAATACGGCCGGGATTCTTTTCCGCAAGGAACGGGCGATCAGGATCGGCTTCGGGCTGGTGCTGGGGGGGCTGGCGATCCACGGCGCCGGCCTGCTCTTCTGGTGGCGGATCGTCGGCCATGGTCCCTACATCGGCCGGTTCGAGGTCCTCTCCTCCCAGGCCTGGCTGGCGCTGGCTCTTTTTCTCGTTTTCCGGCACTTCCTGCCGCGGATCGCCGTCGCCAGTCTGCTTGTCTATCCCGCCACCTTCCTGATGATCGCTGTCGGCCTCTTTTTTGCCCCGCAGGCCAGGATGCTGCCGCCGACCCTCCGCAGCGTCTGGCTGGTCCTTCACGTTACCTTCTACAAGATCTCGGTCTGCACGCTCTTGGTGGCGCTGGCCTTCTCGGTCTTCTTCCTCCTTCGGGAGCGCGGTGGCGGTCGCTGGCTCACGCGGCTTCCCGACCCGGAAACGATGGATCTGCTCGCGTTCCGGTTTGCCGGCTTCAGCTTCACCTTCTGGTCGATTGCCATGCTGGCGGGGAGCATCTGGGCCTACCAGTCGTGGGGCCGGTTCTGGGGGTGGGATCCGATCGAAACCTGGTCGCTGATTACCTGGGGCGCCTTCGGCCTGTACCTCCATCTGCGCCGCTTTTTCGGCTGGAAAGGGGCGCGGGCCGCTTACTTCTACCTGATCTGCTTCCTGCTGTCGGTGGTCTCGCTCTATTTCACCCCGCTGCTCAATTCGTCGATCCATTCGGAATATTTCAACTAG
- a CDS encoding cytochrome c biogenesis protein ResB, translating into MHVLKRFLLSRTTVLTLIALMLGAVVVGYLFPQRFLVTPAELARWQLAHPQLAALSRLGALDHVYTSPWFALLLGCFLAVLAVSTVEQFQRALQKTLKGDVAGDPVFVARGEEAVAAILRAKGFRRLGTVAGGSRFVKHPGGYWGPFLLHLGIAVSIGAALVILLFEQRGVLHLVEGETAPPGAPWYQEERGLLAGTLLLPAAVRLDRVAAAYWPNDDLRQLTTDFSFIGQGGVTAVSMGINRPAWFRGVRLFQGKSYGRAFYVEFRDARGEWHGEILQLDQPANRAQASYGTFLLGWAPFRLKAKYYADAARRGPESDQPLLVLRLVDGARVVSELPLTVGGTGRLGPYAVSLTRTARWGGIIFIRSRGMAGIFFGFFIICLGGGLSYWFPPREILLRRDGAGCRLCWRAGRFAAMYRDEFAAVLAQAAGSAAAATGGNPVCPAGEASGDAAAAPPEPPAANHRQ; encoded by the coding sequence ATGCATGTGCTGAAGCGTTTCCTCCTCTCGCGCACCACCGTCCTGACCCTGATTGCACTGATGCTTGGCGCGGTGGTCGTCGGCTATCTGTTTCCCCAGCGATTCCTGGTCACCCCGGCCGAGCTGGCGCGGTGGCAACTCGCCCATCCGCAGCTGGCAGCACTGTCCCGGCTCGGCGCCCTCGATCACGTCTATACCTCGCCCTGGTTTGCCCTGCTGCTCGGCTGTTTTCTGGCGGTACTGGCCGTTTCCACCGTCGAGCAGTTCCAGCGGGCACTGCAAAAGACCCTCAAGGGGGACGTTGCCGGCGATCCCGTTTTCGTTGCCCGGGGGGAAGAGGCGGTGGCCGCCATCCTTCGCGCAAAGGGGTTTCGGCGGCTCGGCACCGTTGCCGGCGGGAGTCGTTTCGTCAAGCATCCCGGCGGCTACTGGGGACCGTTTCTCCTCCACCTGGGAATCGCCGTCTCGATCGGCGCCGCCCTGGTCATCCTCCTCTTCGAGCAGCGTGGCGTGCTTCATCTCGTCGAGGGAGAGACGGCGCCGCCCGGCGCTCCCTGGTACCAGGAGGAGCGCGGCCTGCTCGCCGGCACGCTGCTCCTTCCCGCCGCGGTCCGCCTCGACCGGGTCGCGGCCGCGTATTGGCCCAATGACGATCTCCGGCAGCTGACCACCGACTTCTCCTTCATCGGCCAGGGTGGTGTCACGGCCGTCTCGATGGGGATCAACCGCCCGGCCTGGTTCCGGGGCGTGCGCCTCTTCCAGGGGAAAAGCTATGGCCGGGCGTTTTACGTGGAGTTTCGCGATGCCCGCGGCGAATGGCACGGTGAGATCCTGCAGCTCGATCAGCCGGCCAACCGGGCGCAGGCGTCCTACGGCACCTTTCTCCTCGGCTGGGCGCCGTTCCGGCTGAAGGCGAAATATTATGCCGATGCGGCGCGGCGGGGACCGGAGAGCGACCAGCCCCTGCTGGTGCTGCGGCTGGTCGACGGCGCGCGGGTGGTTAGCGAACTGCCCCTGACCGTCGGCGGGACGGGGCGTCTCGGCCCCTATGCGGTCTCGCTCACGAGAACGGCCCGCTGGGGGGGGATCATTTTCATCCGCTCGCGGGGGATGGCGGGGATCTTTTTCGGGTTCTTCATCATTTGCCTGGGTGGCGGGCTCAGTTACTGGTTCCCGCCGCGGGAGATCCTGCTCCGGCGGGACGGTGCCGGCTGTCGGCTCTGCTGGCGGGCCGGCCGCTTTGCCGCCATGTACCGCGACGAGTTCGCCGCGGTGCTCGCCCAGGCCGCCGGCAGTGCCGCCGCTGCCACGGGAGGGAACCCCGTTTGCCCGGCCGGAGAGGCGTCCGGTGATGCTGCGGCCGCCCCGCCGGAACCACCGGCAGCAAACCACCGGCAGTAA
- the yedE gene encoding YedE family putative selenium transporter — protein sequence MLRDKHFWIVVGTGLLLGGCGVLLAVLGNPQNSGICVSCFIENSAGALGFHDNQRMQYLRPELIGFVLGSAASAGLFGEFRSRGGSAPLPRLFAGIFLIVGCSVFIGCPIKLFLRLTAGDLTAVAGVAGLVAGVWAGVRSLASGVELGPKPITGRGGGYLMPAFFLLLLAFLFVRPGFIIFSSQGSAAQHAPLLIALGAGIVLGACAQRSRFCITGSIRDTFLMGLRTPAVWGLAAFVLTAGAASGAAGRFNLGLYGQPGAHLDFLWSFLGMGLVGWLSVLIGGCPFRQLIKAGEGDADAGLVVVGMFIGGALAQSWGLAATAAGVPLAGKVAVLAGFLFLLAGSLLARERSA from the coding sequence ATGCTGCGCGATAAACATTTCTGGATAGTAGTCGGCACCGGACTCCTCCTAGGGGGGTGCGGGGTGCTGCTGGCGGTCCTGGGCAATCCCCAGAACTCGGGGATCTGCGTCTCCTGTTTCATCGAAAACAGCGCCGGCGCCCTCGGCTTTCACGACAACCAGCGGATGCAGTACCTCCGTCCCGAGCTGATCGGCTTCGTCCTCGGTTCGGCCGCCAGCGCCGGGCTGTTCGGCGAATTCCGCTCCCGCGGCGGGAGCGCGCCGCTTCCCCGGCTCTTTGCCGGTATCTTCCTGATCGTCGGCTGCAGTGTGTTCATCGGCTGCCCGATCAAGCTGTTCCTCCGCCTGACGGCCGGCGACCTGACGGCCGTTGCCGGCGTTGCCGGCCTGGTGGCCGGCGTCTGGGCCGGCGTGCGCAGTCTGGCGAGCGGCGTGGAGCTGGGCCCGAAGCCGATCACCGGCCGCGGCGGCGGTTACCTGATGCCGGCATTTTTCCTGCTGCTGTTGGCGTTCCTCTTTGTCCGCCCCGGTTTCATCATCTTTTCCAGCCAGGGGAGCGCCGCCCAGCATGCCCCGCTACTCATCGCCCTCGGTGCGGGTATCGTGCTCGGCGCCTGTGCCCAGCGGAGCCGCTTCTGCATCACCGGCAGCATCCGCGATACCTTCCTGATGGGGCTCCGTACCCCGGCCGTCTGGGGGCTCGCCGCCTTTGTGCTTACCGCCGGTGCCGCCAGCGGCGCCGCCGGCCGCTTCAACCTCGGTCTGTACGGCCAGCCCGGCGCCCACCTCGATTTCCTCTGGAGCTTCCTCGGCATGGGGCTGGTTGGCTGGCTGTCCGTCCTGATCGGCGGCTGCCCCTTCCGGCAGCTGATCAAGGCCGGCGAGGGTGATGCCGATGCCGGCCTGGTGGTGGTCGGGATGTTCATCGGCGGCGCCCTTGCCCAGTCGTGGGGGCTTGCCGCCACGGCCGCCGGAGTGCCGCTGGCCGGCAAGGTGGCGGTGCTGGCGGGGTTCCTTTTCCTGCTGGCCGGCTCGCTTCTCGCCCGGGAACGGAGCGCCTGA
- a CDS encoding tetratricopeptide repeat protein — protein sequence MFSDAYDKLLWLLLALAVAAIVLLLVVGGGPGGGKQAGLGKAVEREMAYRARVELIGKLYGPVETLRRSGNNSAALLKLDELIRKYPGEAHGYILQGEILREMGTADEALASFVQGVKLNGDYLDANSPLSRRDEIQRLVDEDAKSIGARAAANPDNRTAAAALQRVNYLKSRLAGGCE from the coding sequence ATGTTCAGCGATGCCTACGATAAACTGCTCTGGCTTCTCCTGGCGCTTGCCGTTGCGGCCATTGTCCTCCTGCTGGTAGTGGGGGGCGGCCCGGGGGGGGGGAAACAGGCCGGCCTCGGCAAGGCGGTGGAGCGCGAGATGGCCTATCGTGCCCGTGTCGAACTGATCGGCAAGCTCTACGGCCCGGTGGAGACGCTGCGGCGGAGCGGCAACAATTCCGCCGCCCTGCTCAAGCTCGACGAACTGATCCGCAAATATCCCGGCGAGGCCCACGGCTATATTCTCCAGGGGGAGATCCTCCGGGAGATGGGTACCGCCGACGAGGCGCTCGCCTCGTTCGTCCAGGGGGTCAAGCTGAACGGCGACTACCTCGATGCCAACAGCCCGCTTTCCCGGCGGGACGAGATCCAGCGCCTGGTGGACGAGGACGCAAAAAGTATCGGCGCGCGGGCTGCCGCCAATCCGGACAACCGGACGGCGGCCGCGGCGCTGCAGCGGGTCAACTACCTGAAGAGCCGGCTGGCCGGCGGGTGTGAATAA